In Rutidosis leptorrhynchoides isolate AG116_Rl617_1_P2 chromosome 2, CSIRO_AGI_Rlap_v1, whole genome shotgun sequence, one genomic interval encodes:
- the LOC139887887 gene encoding uncharacterized protein has product MEGRFGSGKESKIGEFKKLLFHEKPDVVALQETKCASVDNKWNTEEFIAEQSVIEEFFIAIKGKWKGRDDESIIVNVYGPHKDTNKVKMWASLEKFVGDYDVAWILCGDFNEVREQSERQNCDFIERRVIWFNEFINKSSLIEVPLGGKRFTRICDNGIKFSKLDRFLISEKTNHLWEELSALVLERKLSDHCPIVLRDRVIDFDPKPTKVFDEWLEAKGCEQVIKEAWSKKIEGRRPDCIFRNKLKNVKYALKEWSFKTMGKIDIKIEELKAAATEWEATAEVRNITEDERSIWLDTRRKWLEREKTKSNMAKQKARVKWIVEGEENSKFFHSVIKRRLSKQNIRGLNINGVWSEDPMDVK; this is encoded by the exons ATGGAGGGCAG GTTCGGGTCGGGAAAAGAAAGCAAAATTGGTGAATTTAAAAAACTTTTGTTTCATGAAAAACCAGATGTAGTTGCTTTACAAGAAACAAAATGTGCTAGTGTTGATAACAAATGG AATACTGAAGAATTCATTGCTGAACAATCGGTGATTGAGGAATTCTTCATTGCGATTAAAGGGAAATGGAAAGGGAGGGATGATGAGTCAATTATTGTCAATGTGTATGGTCCTCACAAGGATACTAACAAAGTGAAAATGTGGGCGAGTCTTGAAAAATTTGTAGGTGATTACGATGTGGCTTGGATTCTTTGTGGTGACTTTAATGAGGTACGGGAACAATCGGAAAGACAAAATTGTGATTTCATTGAAAGGAGGGTAATTTGGTTCAACGAATTTATCAATAAGTCGAGTTTGATCGAAGTCCCATTAGGAGGGAAGAGATTCACGAGAATTTGTGATAACGGGATCAAGTTTAGTAAACTTGATAGATTCCTAATATCTGAAAAAACCAATCATTTATGGGAAGAACTCTCCGCGTTAGTATTGGAAAGGAAACTATCGGATCATTGTCCGATTGTATTAAGAGATAGGGTTATTGATTTTGATCCTAAACCAACGAAGGTGTTTGATGAATGGTTAGAGGCTAAAGGCTGTGAACAAGTCATTAAAGAGGCATGGAGTAAAAAAATAGAGGGTAGAAGGCCAGATTGTATCTTTCGAAACAAACTCAAAAATGTCAAATATGCATtaaaagaatggagcttcaaaacaaTGGGCAAAATTGATATCAAGATCGAAGAACTCAAAGCTGCTGCAACAGAATGGGAGGCCACGGCTGAAGTCAGAAACATAACAGAAGATGAAAGATCAATATGGTTGGACACGAGAAGGAAATGGCTTGAAAGAGAAAAAACGAAATCGAATATGGCAAAACAAAAAGCTCGGGTTAAATGGATTGTCGAAGGTGAAGAAAACTCCAAATTTTTTCACTCGGTCATAAAGCGAAGACTCTCGAAACAGAACATTCGAGGTTTAAACATTAATGGAGTATGGAGTGAAGACCCGATGGATGTAAAATAG